The Daucus carota subsp. sativus chromosome 9, DH1 v3.0, whole genome shotgun sequence genome window below encodes:
- the LOC108201990 gene encoding dynamin-related protein 4C-like, whose amino-acid sequence MRGSSRKRVKQDNNKLKQIVAKPDQETNNMPLVISEVDESAVPLSSYAPIVSSYNERIRPLLDAVDKLRNLKVMQEGIQLPTIVVVGDQSSGKSSVLESLAGISLPRGQGICTRVPLIMRLHHHSKPESELHLEYCGKVVSTDEINIAEAINMATAEIAGNGKGISHTPLTLVVKKNGVRDLTMVDLPGITRVPVHGQPENIYEQISDIIMEFIKPEESIILNVLSATVDFPTCESIRMSQSVDRTGDRTLAVVTKSDKAPEGLREKVMADDVNIGLGYVCVRNRVGDESYDEARMAESMLFESHPLLSKIDKSMVSVPVLARKLVQIQATIISKCLPDIVRKINSKLNGNVLELNKLPQKLSTVAEALTAFMRILGLSKESLRKLLLRGEFDEYPESKSMHCTARLAEMLNKFSQELKNSSPNNSCENFLLDEIFVLEETKSVALPNFLPRSAFLSLLQHKVNTVSEIPVNFVAEVWNYIETVVVKIMMHHCENYPQVQSSIKRAALNLISKMKDLSKYRVMEIIEMEGIADYTCDPEYMAMWSKLMMSCEAFKKAFDSDSSIANIEGFGEIDIGHLRGYPGVRDEAFDLKMRLTAYWDIVLKRMVDSIVLHLLLLLKKLVNQGVEEEAVDEVLGPQGGGIERLMDESPSVAIKRARLNQSIGLLKESRDVLAKIIDRIALVDD is encoded by the exons ATGAGAGGAAGCTCCAGAAAAAGAGTAAAGCAGGATAACAATAAGTTGAAGCAAATTGTTGCAAAACCCGATCAAGAGACCAACAATATGCCATTAGTTATAAGTGAAGTTGATGAATCAGCTGTGCCTCTCTCTTCTTATGCACCCATTGTGTCTTCTTACAATGAAAGAATCCGACCACTCTTGGATGCTGTTGACAAGCTCAGAAACTTGAAGGTCATGCAAGAGGGGATTCAGCTCCCCACCATTGTTGTTGTTGGTGATCAGTCTTCTGGCAAGTCCAGTGTGCTTGAATCACTGGCTGGGATCAGCTTGCCGCGTGGTCAGGGAATTTGTACCAGGGTTCCTCTGATAATGAGGCTGCATCATCACTCCAAACCTGAGTCAGAGCTTCATCTGGAGTATTGTGGCAAAGTGGTCTCTACTGATGAGATAAATATTGCAGAAGCTATAAACATGGCCACTGCAGAGATTGCTGGGAATGGAAAAGGGATATCTCACACACCACTGACACTTGTTGTGAAGAAAAATGGAGTTCGTGATCTCACTATGGTTGATTTGCCTG GCATCACCAGAGTTCCAGTTCATGGGCAACCAGAAaacatatatgagcaaatttctGATATCATAATGGAGTTTATAAAACCTGAAGAAAGTATTATACTGAATGTTTTATCTGCAACTGTTGATTTTCCTACCTGTGAGTCTATTCGGATGTCTCAGTCTGTGGACAGAACCGGAGACAGGACACTGGCTGTCGTTACAAAGTCAGATAAAGCTCCGGAAGGGCTGCGTGAGAAAGTCATGGCTGATGATGTGAACATTGGGCTTGGATATGTTTGTGTAAGAAACCGGGTTGGTGATGAATCTTATGATGAAGCAAGGATGGCGGAGAGCATGCTCTTCGAATCACATCCTCTGCTGTCGAAAATTGACAAGTCTATGGTTAGTGTTCCTGTGTTGGCCAGGAAACTTGTGCAGATTCAAGCCACGATTATATCTAAATGCTTGCCAGATATTGTCAGGAAGATCAATAGTAAGTTGAATGGAAATGTTTTGGAGCTTAATAAATTGCCACAGAAACTATCGACTGTTGCAGAAGCATTGACAGCTTTCATGAGGATTCTGGGATTGTCTAAAGAGTCTTTAAGAAAACTTCTCCTGAGAGGCGAGTTTGATGAGTATCCTGAAAGTAAGAGTATGCATTGCACTGCTCGTTTAGCTGAAATGCTTAACAAGTTCTCTCAGGAATTGAAAAACAGTTCTCCGAATAATAGTTGTGAGAACTTTCTACTTGATGAGATTTTTGTGCTCGAGGAGACTAAAAGTGTTGCACTCCCAAATTTCCTTCCCAGGTCTGCATTCCTCTCACTTTTGCAACACAAGGTTAATACAGTATCAGAAATTCCTGTTAACTTTGTCGCTGAAGTCTGGAACTACATCGAGACTGTGGTAGTTAAAATAATGATGCATCACTGTGAAAACTATCCTCAAGTGCAATCATCTATCAAGCGAGCAGCCTTAAATCTCATTTCCAAAATGAAAGATCTATCAAAATATCGCGTGATGGAAATAATAGAGATGGAGGGGATTGCTGACTATACGTGTGATCCCGAGTACATGGCAATGTGGAGTAAGCTCATGATGTCATGTGAAGCTTTCAAAAAGGCTTTTGATAGTGATTCGTCAATAGCTAATATTGAGGGTTTTGGGGAAATTGATATCGGGCATTTGAGGGGTTATCCAGGTGTTAGAGATGAAGCATTTGACTTGAAGATGAGGCTCACGGCTTACTGGGACATTGTTCTGAAAAGAATGGTTGACTCTATTGTTCTTCACTTGCTTCTGTTGTTAAAGAAGTTAGTTAACCAGGGTGTGGAAGAAGAGGCAGTGGACGAGGTTTTGGGCCCTCAAGGTGGTGGCATTGAGCGTTTGATGGATGAATCGCCTTCGGTTGCTATTAAGCGAGCAAGATTGAACCAAAGCATTGGTTTGCTTAAGGAATCAAGGGATGTGTTGGCTAAGATCATTGATCGAATAGCTCTTGTCGATGACTAA
- the LOC108202679 gene encoding dynamin-related protein 4C-like, with the protein MERIPKQRIKNGDSKFKQIVVKSDQEQTNMSLVVTEVDESVVPLSSHAPIVSSYNERIRPLLDAVDKLRNLKVMQEGIQLPTIVVVGDQSSGKSSVLESLAGISLPRGQGICTRVPLIMRLHHHSKPESELHLEYCGKVVSTDEINIAEAINMATAEIAGNGKGISHTPLTLVVKKNGVPDLTMVDLPGITRVPVHGQPENIYEQISGIIMEYIKPEESIILNVLSATVDFPTCESIRMSQSVDRTGDRTLAVVTKSDKAPEELREKVMADDVNIGLGYVCVRNRIGDESYEEARIAESILFESHPLLSRINKSMVSVPVLARKLVQIQATIIAKCLPEIVRKINAKLNENVSELNNLPQKLSTVSEALTALMRILGLSRESLKKLLVRGEFDEYPDNKNMHSTARLAEMLDKFSQDLKNSSQNISDREFLLDEIIVLEETKSVALPNFLPRSAFLSLLQLKVKAISEIPVSFVAEVWDYIETVVIGVLMHHCGNYPPLQSSTKRAALNLISKMKEQSTSQVLEIIEMEKLADYTCDPEYLAVWSKLMKSLDNFKQVIEGPVTWIADIESFGRIDLSHLDDYPGVRDVAFDLKMRLTAYWNIVLKRMVDSIALYLLLALNKLVNQGMEEEIVNEVLGPLGGGIERLMDESPSVTIKRGRLNQSIGLLKESKDVLAEIIDRIAIADD; encoded by the exons ATGGAACGGATTCCAAAACAAAGAATAAAGAATGGTGATAGTAAGTTTAAGCAAATTGTTGTGAAATCTGATCAAGAACAGACCAACATGTCATTAGTTGTTACTGAAGTTGATGAATCAGTTGTGCCTCTCTCTTCTCATGCACCCATTGTGTCTTCTTACAATGAAAGAATCAGACCACTCTTGGATGCTGTTGACAAGCTCAGAAACTTAAAGGTCATGCAAGAGGGGATTCAGCTGCCCACCATTGTTGTTGTTGGTGATCAGTCTAGTGGTAAGTCTAGTGTGCTTGAATCACTGGCTGGGATCAGCTTGCCGCGTGGTCAGGGAATTTGTACCAGGGTTCCTCTGATAATGAGGCTGCATCATCACTCGAAACCTGAGTCGGAGCTTCATCTGGAGTATTGTGGCAAAGTGGTCTCTACTGATGAGATAAATATTGCAGAAGCTATAAACATGGCCACTGCAGAGATTGCTGGGAATGGAAAGGGGATATCTCATACACCACTGACACTTGTTGTTAAGAAGAATGGAGTTCCTGATCTCACTATGGTTGATTTGCCTG GTATTACCAGAGTTCCGGTTCACGGGCAACCtgaaaatatatatgagcaaatttctGGTATAATAATGGAGTACATAAAACCAGAGGAAAGCATTATACTGAATGTTCTATCTGCAACTGTTGATTTTCCTACCTGTGAGTCTATTCGAATGTCTCAGTCTGTGGACAGAACTGGGGACAGGACACTGGCTGTCGTAACAAAGTCAGATAAAGCTCCAGAAGAACTGCGTGAAAAGGTCATGgctgatgatgtgaatataGGGCTCGGATACGTTTGTGTGAGGAACCGGATTGGTGATGAATCCTATGAAGAAGCAAGGATTGCAGAAAGTATTCTTTTCGAATCCCACCCACTGCTCTCCAGAATTAACAAGTCTATGGTTAGTGTCCCTGTGTTAGCTAGGAAACTTGTGCAAATTCAAGCCACAATTATAGCCAAATGCTTGCCAGAAATTGTGAGGAAGATCAATGCTAAGCTGAATGAAAATGTTTCGGAGCTTAACAATTTGCCCCAGAAACTGTCGACTGTTTCTGAAGCATTGACTGCTCTAATGAGGATTCTGGGATTGTCGAGAGAGTCACTGAAAAAACTTCTCGTGAGAGGTGAGTTTGATGAATATCCTGACAATAAGAATATGCATAGTACTGCTCGTTTAGCTGAAATGCTTGACAAATTCTCCCAAGACTTGAAAAACAGTTCTCAGAATATTTCTGACAGGGAATTTTTACTTGATGAGATAATTGTGCTCGAGGAAACTAAAAGTGTCGCGCTGCCTAATTTCCTTCCCAGATCTGCATTCCTCTCACTTCTGCAACTAAAGGTTAAAGCGATTTCAGAGATACCTGTTAGCTTTGTCGCGGAAGTGTGGGACTACATTGAGACCGTGGTGATTGGAGTTCTAATGCATCATTGCGGAAACTATCCACCATTGCAATCTTCTACTAAACGAGCAGCCTTGAATCTGATCTCCAAAATGAAAGAGCAGTCAACATCTCAAGTTCTGGAAATTATTGAGATGGAGAAGCTTGCTGACTACACGTGTGATCCAGAGTACTTGGCAGTGTGGAGTAAGCTCATGAAATCACTTGACAATTTCAAGCAGGTTATTGAAGGGCCTGTTACCTGGATAGCCGATATTGAAAGTTTTGGGCGTATTGACCTTAGTCATTTAGATGATTATCCAGGTGTTAGAGATGTAGCGTTTGATCTAAAGATGAGGCTAACTGCTTACTGGAACATCGTTCTTAAGAGAATGGTCGACTCTATTGCTCTTTACCTGCTTCTTGCTTTAAACAAGTTGGTTAACCAGGGTATGGAAGAAGAGATCGTGAACGAGGTTTTGGGTCCACTAGGTGGCGGCATTGAGCGTCTGATGGATGAATCACCTTCGGTTACTATTAAGAGGGGAAGATTAAACCAAAGCATTGGTTTACTTAAGGAATCAAAGGATGTTCTGGCTGAGATCATAGATCGAATTGCTATCGCTGATGACTAG
- the LOC108202680 gene encoding GDSL esterase/lipase At1g09390 codes for MASKLLLLSLFTLFVLPSSVLSLCKNPPVIFNFGDSNSDTGGLVAGLGYTVNLPNGRTFFRRSTGRLSDGRLIIDFLCQNVNTSYLSPYLESMGSTFSNGANFAIVGSSTLPRYVPFALNVQIMQFLRFKSRSLELVTAGSQRMIGDEDFRRALYVIDIGQNDLADGFKKNLSYAQVIKSIPSILKEIEIAVKTLYDQGGRNFWVHNTGPLGCLPQKLSMVEKTSGDLDQHGCISRYNNAANLFNEGLHNLSQGLRSELKDATVVYVDIYAIKYDLIANSSKYGFSSPLMACCGYGGPPYNYNIHMTCGQPGAQVCDEESKFVSWDGIHYTEAANNIVASKIQSNAFSTPQVAFDFFCH; via the exons ATGGCTTCcaagcttctgcttctttcacTCTTCACTCTCTTTGTACTACCCAGCTCAGtgctctctctgtgcaaaaacccACCAGTCATTTTCAACTTCGGAGATTCAAATTCTGATACAGGAGGATTAGTTGCAGGCCTTGGCTACACTGTTAATTTGCCTAATGGGAGGACTTTCTTTCGTAGATCTACTGGCAGACTCTCTGATGGTCGCCTCATTATTGATTTCCTCT GCCAAAATGTAAATACTAGTTATCTGAGCCCATACTTGGAATCAATGGGGTCCACATTCTCAAATGGAGCAAACTTTGCAATAGTAGGTTCATCAACCCTCCCTAGATATGTACCCTTTGCCCTGAATGTTCAGATTATGCAGTTCCTTCGATTCAAAAGCCGGTCACTTGAACTTGTTACTGCAG GTTCACAACGTATGATTGGTGATGAAGATTTCCGCCGTGCACTTTATGTGATCGATATAGGCCAAAACGATCTGGCTGATGGATTCAAAAAGAACCTTTCATATGCACAAGTTATCAAAAGCATCCCTTCTATACTAAAAGAGATCGAGATTGCCGTGAAG ACACTATATGATCAAGGTGGCAGGAATTTTTGGGTGCACAACACTGGTCCACTGGGATGTCTCCCTCAAAAACTTTCCATGGTTGAGAAAACTTCCGGAGATCTTGATCAACATGGATGCATTTCAAGATACAACAACGCTGCAAACCTGTTCAATGAAGGACTACACAACCTATCCCAAGGATTAAGATCTGAACTGAAGGATGCTACTGTTGTATATGTCGATATTTATGCCATCAAGTATGATCTCATAGCCAACTCTAGCAAATACG GTTTCTCAAGTCCGTTGATGGCTTGCTGCGGATATGGTGGACCTCCATACAATTACAATATCCATATGACATGTGGTCAACCTGGTGCTCAGGTCTGCGATGAAGAATCTAAATTTGTTAGCTGGGATGGAATCCATTACACTGAAGCAGCCAACAACATTGTAGCCTCAAAAATTCAATCAAATGCTTTTTCAACACCACAGGTCGCCTTCGATTTCTTTTGTCATTGA